GGTGAATATCTCATGAATAGTAGAGAACTCATCAAGATGCTTAAGGATGACGGTTGGGAAGAAGTGCGATGCAGTGGTAGCCACCACCAGTTTCAGCACCCTACGAAGAAAGGAACAGTGACTGTGCCCGCTCCTCAAAAGGACTATCCACCTAAAACTTTAAAATGCATTTTGAAAGCAGCGGGTCTAATTTGACCCGCTCTACTAACCCTAAATGAGAGTCATCTAAAACTTATACACACTTTACGAGGAATTATCATGGCCCAAAGATTTATACTAGGTTCTAGAAAAAGGCGATTTGATATTTATTATATTTAAATAAATATCAATCTATTAATATGAAATTATATTGTAAGTATATCTAGGAGGACATTATGTTTTTTCCTATTGCGATAGAACAAGGTTCTGAAGATCAGAGTTTTGGCGTAATCGTACCGGATATTCCTGGATGCTTTTCTGCCGGAGATACTTTAGATG
The window above is part of the Acinetobacter sp. WCHA45 genome. Proteins encoded here:
- a CDS encoding type II toxin-antitoxin system HicA family toxin codes for the protein MNSRELIKMLKDDGWEEVRCSGSHHQFQHPTKKGTVTVPAPQKDYPPKTLKCILKAAGLI